From Micromonospora echinospora:
GCCCGGACACCAGCCTGGAGAAGCTCGGCTCGCTCAAGCCGGTCTTCGGCGCCTCCGGCGCGGACGCCGAGCAGGCCACCATGACCGCCGGCAACTCCTCGCCGCTCACCGACGGCGCGTCGACGGTGCTGCTCGCCTCCGAGGAGTGGGCCAAGGCGCACAACCTGCCGGTGCTCGCCTGGTTCTCCTGGTCCGAGACCGCCGCCGTCGACTTCGTGCACGGCGACGAGGGCCTGCTGATGGCCCCCGCGTACGCGGTGCCCCGGATGCTGGCCCGCGCCGGGCTCAGCCTCCAGGACTTCGACTACTACGAGATCCACGAGGCGTTCGCCTCCCAGGTGCTGGCCACTCTCGCCGCCTGGGAGTCGCCGGAGTTCTGCAAGGAGCGCCTCGGCCTGGACGCGCCGCTCGGCTCGATCGACCGGGAGAAGCTGAACGTCAACGGCTCCTCGCTGGCGGCCGGCCACCCGTTCGCCGCCACCGGCGGCCGGATCGTCGCCACGCTGGCCAAACTGCTCGACCAGAAGGGGAGCGGGCGCGGCCTGATCTCCATCTGCGCGGCCGGCGGGCAGGGCGTGACCGCGATCCTGGAGCGCTGACGGCTTCGGAGCAGGGCTGCGGTCCCGGCCGCAGCCCTGCTCCACGCTCTGTCGGTGCCCGGAGCAACCCGACGGCGGCTCAGCCGCGTCACCTGGGCATGAGGCGTACGAGAGGCTTCGGGACGTGAACCGGGCCGAGGAAGACGAGTACCGGCAGTTCGTCACCGCCCGGCTGGAGTCGTTGCGCCGCACCGCGTACCTCCTGTGCCGCGAGTGGCACACCGCCGACGACCTGGTCTCCATCACGATCGGCAAGCTCTACCGGCACTGGCGCCGGGTCCGCGCGGCGGAGAACGTCGACGCGTACGTGCGCGGAATGCTCACCAACGCCTGGCTGGACGAGCGGCGGCGGCCCTGGCGGCGCGAGCGGGCGACCGACGAGGTGCCGGAGCAGGTCGATCTGGCGTTGCCGTACGCCGCCCTGGCTGACCGGCAGGCGCTGCTCGACCTGCTGGACCAGTTGCCGGCGCGGCGGCGGGCGGTGATCGTGCTGCGCTTCTACTGCGACCTGTCCGTGGAGCAGACCGCCGAGGCGTTAGGAATCAGCCCCGGCACGGTGAAGAGCCAGGCGGCCCGCGGTCTCGACACGCTCCGCGTCCTCGCCACCAACGCGTCGGGCCGACCCATGGAGGAGTGGGCATGAGCTACCGGCAGCTTCTGGACGAGGCCATCGGCGACTCGCCCGCCTCGACGATCGATGTCGACCAGGTGATCGGGCGGCAACGCCGCAATCGCAGGCTGCGTCGCTGGGGGGTCTGCGGCGGCGCGGCGGCGACGGTGCTGGGTGTGATCGCCACGGCAGTCCTCGTGCTGCCGTCGGCCGGGCGGCAGCCGGCCCCCGCTGAGCGCCCGCGGATCACCACCATGGCCGGCACCCCGGAGGACGTCGCGCGCCTGGACGCTGCGGTCATCGCGGCGGTGACCCGCCAGGCGCCGGAGGTGAAGTGGGATGGCTCCCCGCCGCGGTGGCGGCAAGGGGGCAAGCCGCCGAACACGATCGAGCACT
This genomic window contains:
- a CDS encoding SigE family RNA polymerase sigma factor, giving the protein MNRAEEDEYRQFVTARLESLRRTAYLLCREWHTADDLVSITIGKLYRHWRRVRAAENVDAYVRGMLTNAWLDERRRPWRRERATDEVPEQVDLALPYAALADRQALLDLLDQLPARRRAVIVLRFYCDLSVEQTAEALGISPGTVKSQAARGLDTLRVLATNASGRPMEEWA